The following proteins come from a genomic window of Corallococcus sp. NCRR:
- a CDS encoding sensor histidine kinase, whose product MPSAPIILNVNDDLASRYVTSRVLSLSGFQVLEAGTGGETLALADEQTDLVILDVRLPDMSGLEVCRRLKSSPRTRNALVLHLSAQAVGPADRAQGLEHGADAYLVAPVDPEELVAQVHALLRLRRAEREVRVLSDQVQQQRRLLELAMSAAADPIALYDGDGTLIYANQAVAASRGSHHVHVPGRNMDALRVLDPQLESYAKALDAARRTGQVQRGRVTLSSDQGPRHFEYTMSPATGPTGAVEAVIATGQDVTELRNAEDFREQFIGILGHDLRNPLNALSMSAQQLQRQGELSDRQRVFTGRILTSAERMERMIRQLLDFARARLGAGLPVVRSRCDLFDVVRGAVEEARASHLQREVMLDVQGDGRGAWDADRLEQVVGNLLSNALKFSPPDSPVRVSAEGLNGEAVLRVHNLGAPIPPEQLPHLFAAWRRAGRSDRERGASGGLGLGLYITGQIVRSHGGTVQVTSTEAQGTTFTVRLPRG is encoded by the coding sequence ATGCCTTCCGCGCCCATCATCCTCAACGTCAACGACGACCTGGCCAGCCGCTACGTCACGTCGCGAGTGCTGTCCCTGTCGGGCTTCCAGGTGCTGGAGGCGGGCACCGGCGGCGAAACGCTGGCGCTCGCGGACGAGCAAACGGACCTGGTCATCCTGGACGTCCGCCTGCCGGACATGAGCGGCCTGGAGGTGTGCCGGCGCCTGAAGTCCTCTCCGCGCACGCGCAACGCGCTGGTGCTGCACCTGTCCGCGCAGGCGGTGGGGCCGGCGGACCGGGCGCAGGGCCTGGAGCACGGCGCGGATGCGTACCTGGTGGCGCCGGTGGATCCGGAGGAGTTGGTGGCCCAGGTGCATGCGCTCCTGCGCCTGCGCCGCGCCGAGCGCGAGGTGCGCGTCCTCTCCGACCAGGTGCAGCAGCAGCGCCGCCTGCTGGAGCTGGCCATGTCCGCGGCGGCGGACCCCATCGCGCTCTATGACGGCGACGGGACGCTCATCTACGCGAACCAGGCGGTGGCCGCGTCACGCGGCTCGCACCACGTGCACGTGCCGGGCAGGAACATGGACGCGCTGCGGGTGCTGGACCCGCAGCTGGAGTCCTATGCGAAGGCGCTGGACGCGGCGAGGCGCACGGGCCAGGTGCAGCGCGGCCGCGTCACCCTGTCCTCGGACCAGGGCCCGCGGCACTTCGAGTACACGATGTCCCCGGCCACCGGGCCCACGGGCGCGGTGGAGGCCGTCATCGCCACCGGGCAGGACGTCACGGAGCTGCGCAACGCGGAGGACTTCCGCGAGCAGTTCATCGGCATCCTGGGCCACGACCTGCGCAACCCGCTCAACGCGCTGTCCATGTCCGCGCAGCAGCTCCAGCGCCAGGGTGAGCTGTCCGACCGCCAGCGCGTCTTCACCGGGCGCATCCTCACCAGCGCCGAGCGCATGGAGCGGATGATCCGCCAGCTGCTGGACTTCGCCAGGGCGCGGCTGGGCGCGGGGCTGCCGGTGGTGCGCTCGCGGTGCGACCTGTTCGACGTGGTGCGCGGCGCGGTGGAGGAAGCGCGCGCCAGCCACCTCCAGCGCGAGGTGATGCTGGACGTGCAGGGGGACGGGCGCGGCGCGTGGGACGCGGACCGGCTGGAGCAGGTGGTGGGCAACCTGCTGTCCAACGCGCTCAAGTTCAGCCCGCCGGATTCGCCCGTGCGCGTGAGCGCGGAGGGGCTGAATGGGGAGGCCGTGCTACGGGTGCACAACCTGGGCGCGCCCATTCCACCGGAGCAACTGCCGCACCTCTTCGCCGCGTGGCGCCGCGCCGGCCGCAGCGACCGGGAGCGCGGCGCTTCCGGGGGGCTGGGGCTGGGGCTCTACATCACCGGTCAGATCGTCCGCTCGCATGGCGGCACCGTGCAGGTGACCTCCACCGAGGCCCAGGGGACGACCTTCACGGTGCGTCTGCCGCGAGGCTGA
- a CDS encoding PLP-dependent cysteine synthase family protein — MRPPCRPLPADGRFLQAVGPTPLVPVRLDPEGPTIWCKLEFLNPSGSTKDRIARYMLEKAWRLGELSPGGDVVEASSGSTSIAMALASAQMGCRFTAVMPEGVTEERLIAIRAYGGEVELVPRSEGIRGAIARAAALAKERGGFAPRQFENPDNAEAHRVWTGQEILAQVPGGLVHGVVSGVGTGGTIVGLFQAFAEAGCPVTPFVARPIAGLGCDIECCSFSARVPGVVDGLSRLYREADMPGRVELDVSDDLAMRTARALIRRGFPVGPSSGLNYAAAVEAAKRLGPQAQVVTVFPDRMERYFSTELVQPRAAPKAV; from the coding sequence ATGCGCCCTCCCTGCCGCCCGCTTCCCGCTGATGGCCGCTTCCTCCAGGCCGTGGGGCCCACGCCGCTCGTGCCCGTGCGGCTGGACCCGGAAGGTCCGACCATCTGGTGCAAACTGGAGTTCCTCAATCCCAGTGGGTCCACCAAGGATCGCATCGCCCGGTACATGCTGGAGAAGGCGTGGCGGCTGGGGGAACTCTCCCCGGGCGGCGACGTGGTGGAGGCGTCCAGCGGCTCCACCAGCATCGCCATGGCGCTGGCGAGCGCGCAGATGGGCTGCCGCTTCACGGCGGTGATGCCGGAGGGCGTGACGGAGGAGCGGCTCATCGCCATCCGCGCCTACGGTGGCGAGGTGGAGCTGGTGCCGCGCTCGGAGGGCATCCGGGGCGCCATCGCGCGGGCGGCGGCGCTGGCGAAGGAGCGCGGCGGCTTCGCGCCCCGCCAGTTCGAGAACCCGGACAACGCGGAGGCCCACCGCGTGTGGACGGGGCAGGAGATATTGGCGCAGGTGCCGGGCGGGCTGGTGCACGGCGTGGTGAGCGGCGTGGGGACGGGCGGCACCATCGTGGGGCTCTTCCAGGCGTTCGCGGAGGCCGGCTGTCCGGTGACGCCCTTCGTGGCGAGGCCCATCGCCGGGCTGGGCTGCGACATCGAGTGTTGCAGCTTCAGCGCGCGCGTACCGGGCGTGGTGGACGGCTTGTCGCGGCTGTACCGCGAGGCGGACATGCCGGGCCGCGTGGAGCTGGACGTGTCGGACGACCTGGCCATGCGCACCGCGCGGGCGCTCATCCGCCGGGGCTTCCCGGTGGGCCCGTCCTCCGGTCTCAACTACGCGGCGGCGGTGGAGGCGGCGAAGCGGCTGGGCCCGCAGGCCCAGGTGGTGACGGTGTTCCCGGACCGCATGGAGCGCTACTTCTCCACGGAGCTCGTGCAGCCCCGGGCCGCGCCCAAGGCGGTCTGA
- a CDS encoding DUF2378 family protein — translation MVPSEKQIFAQSVEALFVRALGPYLTRDGRQKLKAAGLNLSEPLRPHYSLDQWRVFLDVAARDVFPGQPLETAYLELGARYLKGFQQTSVGRASMQLVTHLGPRKTLERVPYNLRAGNNFNEVRVEELSNQDATLWVKDVLADNPFFACGFLAETLRASGAGSPEVKPIAFDGTAATYRLTWSQAKSQRPAGTLAPVRRLYG, via the coding sequence ATGGTCCCATCCGAAAAGCAAATCTTCGCCCAGAGCGTGGAAGCCCTCTTCGTGCGTGCGTTGGGGCCATACCTGACGCGTGACGGACGCCAGAAGCTGAAGGCCGCGGGCCTCAACCTATCGGAGCCGCTGCGCCCCCACTACTCGCTGGACCAGTGGCGCGTCTTCCTGGACGTGGCCGCGCGGGACGTCTTCCCCGGCCAGCCGCTGGAGACGGCCTACCTGGAGCTGGGCGCCCGCTACCTGAAGGGCTTCCAGCAGACGTCGGTGGGGCGGGCGAGCATGCAGCTCGTCACGCACCTGGGCCCGCGGAAGACACTGGAGCGCGTGCCGTACAACCTGCGCGCGGGCAACAACTTCAATGAAGTCCGGGTGGAGGAGTTGTCCAATCAGGACGCCACCCTGTGGGTGAAGGACGTGCTGGCGGACAACCCCTTCTTCGCCTGCGGCTTCCTGGCGGAGACGCTGCGCGCGTCGGGCGCGGGCTCACCGGAGGTGAAGCCCATCGCCTTCGACGGGACGGCGGCGACGTACCGGCTGACGTGGTCGCAGGCGAAGTCGCAGCGGCCCGCGGGCACGCTGGCGCCGGTGCGCCGGCTCTACGGGTAG
- a CDS encoding DEAD/DEAH box helicase, with protein MSPQIALAFSSESAAHPALAAFHPVVRRWFASRLGEPTRPQIEGWPLIHGGHDVLIAAPTGSGKTLTAFLAALDSLFRLALDGTLPDHTRVLYVSPLKALGNDVQKNLLQPLEELMTLAREEGYEPQQLRVQVRTGDTPAGERAQMVRRPPHILITTPESLYLYLTAERARATLRHVRTVIVDEIHALARDKRGSHFALSMERLKALTDVRPQLLGLSATQKPLDAISGFLTGASLTECKRVEVGHQRPWDLKVEIPDAELSSIASHEMWGQVYDRLIQLSSEHRTTLIFVNTRKMSERVAHDLGERLGQQWVAAHHGSMSREMRLSAEERLKAGQLRVMVATASLELGIDVGNVDLVVQLGTTKAISVLLQRVGRAGHHKAGISKGILFAMTRDELVECVALLNAVREGDLDAVRIPKKPLDVLAQQIVAACACEEWDERALFSVFQRAYPYQDLTWEEYQQVLEMLSEGVSERRGRGSIHLHRDRVNQRLKGRRGVRITALTNGGAIPDTFNFSVTAQPEGKVVGTLDEDFAVESSPGDIFLLGSTAWRIQRVVGSTVMVEDARGAPPNVPFWRGEAPGRTDELSLQVGRLREELLRHDDPAGFLEKLLRVPPPAVDALLGYLRLGKKMLGDVVPSHTQIVAERFFDEAGGMQLIIHAPFGSRINRAWGMALRKRFCRSFDFELQAAATEDGILLSLGEQHSFPLADIFDFLHPDNVEEVLVQAILQAPIFGTRFRWVASRALTLHRMMGGKRVAPNLQRARSEDLLAAVFPAQVGCQDNHGGGDVELPDHPLVKQTMDDCLREAMDIDGLREVLRRMKDGRIQLVARDVPEPSVFAHALINSQPYTFLDDAPAEERRVRNVALRRAMPAEDAAAFGALDANAIRQVVEDAAQPMRDEDELHDALLQLVLVRDSEVPRGLETGLFKQGRVAWLEREGGRFLVSAERGNAVRALFPDAATQPVLPVLEYDRPVERDAAVLQVVRGRMELVGPTTVTELARLTLLDPDDINLALHNLESQGSVLRGQFRAREDVPVAQDADGSPVLEWCDRRLLQRIHRLTVGRLRREIEPLSPQDFMRFLFRWHHLEDVDALRGSTGLLKAVRLLQGYEAPASAWERFLLPARMRGYTPDLMERACYAGEVAWGRVTLKDPPKPAGPRRGAPVLEAPEPVVAKRSSPTRNAPLTFTVREDLEWMLAAARPHAVLADGGVWTPPDLSAAAKDVVGVLERRGACFFQDLVTRARRLPAEVEDALWELVAKGLVTADAVQNLRILQSPAHRKRQKLLNRGGPGRWSLLAPSEPKSQEEVTESLAKLFLQRYGIVWRDLVMRESLAPTWRELLFVYRRMEARGELRGGRFVSGFVGEQFALPEAVDMARAVRRAAPSGVRIQLSGVDPLNLTGVVTPGPRVAALPNNVVTYVDGIPQGVDAVEDAPENEDAEVDGPLAQVN; from the coding sequence ATGTCCCCTCAAATCGCCCTCGCCTTCTCGTCGGAGTCCGCGGCCCATCCAGCGCTCGCCGCCTTCCATCCGGTGGTGCGGCGCTGGTTCGCTTCACGCCTGGGCGAACCCACCCGGCCGCAAATCGAGGGCTGGCCGCTCATCCACGGCGGCCATGACGTGCTCATCGCCGCGCCCACGGGCAGCGGCAAGACGCTCACCGCGTTCCTTGCCGCGCTGGACTCGTTGTTCCGGCTGGCGCTCGACGGCACGCTGCCCGACCACACGCGCGTCCTCTACGTGTCGCCCCTGAAGGCCCTGGGCAACGACGTGCAGAAGAACCTCCTCCAGCCGCTGGAGGAGTTGATGACCCTGGCGCGTGAGGAGGGCTACGAACCCCAGCAACTGCGCGTGCAGGTGCGCACCGGCGACACGCCCGCGGGCGAGCGCGCCCAGATGGTGCGCCGCCCGCCGCACATCCTCATCACCACGCCGGAGTCCCTCTACCTCTACCTCACCGCTGAGCGCGCCCGCGCCACCCTGCGCCACGTGCGCACGGTCATCGTGGACGAAATCCACGCGCTCGCTCGCGACAAGCGCGGCAGCCACTTCGCGCTGTCCATGGAGCGCCTCAAGGCCCTCACCGACGTGCGCCCCCAACTGCTGGGCCTGTCCGCCACGCAGAAGCCGCTGGACGCCATCTCCGGCTTCCTCACCGGCGCGTCCCTCACCGAGTGCAAGCGCGTCGAAGTCGGCCACCAGCGCCCGTGGGACCTCAAGGTCGAGATCCCGGACGCGGAGCTGTCCTCCATCGCGAGCCACGAGATGTGGGGGCAGGTCTACGACCGGCTCATCCAACTCTCCAGCGAGCACCGCACCACGCTCATCTTCGTCAACACGCGCAAGATGTCCGAGCGCGTGGCGCACGACCTGGGCGAACGCCTGGGCCAGCAGTGGGTGGCCGCGCACCACGGCAGCATGTCCCGCGAGATGCGCCTGTCCGCCGAGGAGCGCCTCAAGGCGGGCCAGCTGCGCGTGATGGTCGCCACCGCGTCGCTGGAGCTGGGCATCGACGTGGGCAACGTGGACCTGGTCGTGCAGCTGGGCACCACCAAGGCCATCTCCGTGCTGCTCCAGCGCGTGGGCCGCGCGGGCCACCACAAGGCGGGCATCTCCAAGGGCATCCTCTTCGCGATGACGCGCGACGAGTTGGTGGAGTGCGTCGCGCTCCTCAACGCCGTGCGCGAGGGAGACCTGGACGCGGTCCGCATCCCCAAGAAGCCCCTGGACGTGCTGGCGCAGCAGATCGTCGCCGCGTGCGCGTGCGAGGAGTGGGACGAGCGCGCCCTCTTCAGCGTCTTCCAGCGCGCGTACCCGTACCAGGACCTCACCTGGGAGGAGTACCAGCAGGTGCTGGAGATGCTGTCGGAAGGCGTCTCCGAGCGCCGGGGCCGGGGCAGCATCCACCTGCACCGCGACCGGGTGAACCAGCGGCTCAAGGGGCGCCGGGGCGTGCGCATCACCGCGCTCACCAACGGCGGCGCCATCCCGGACACGTTCAACTTCAGCGTCACCGCGCAGCCGGAAGGCAAGGTGGTGGGCACGCTGGACGAGGACTTCGCGGTGGAGTCCTCGCCGGGGGACATCTTCCTGTTGGGCAGCACCGCGTGGCGCATCCAGCGCGTCGTGGGCAGCACGGTGATGGTGGAGGACGCGAGGGGCGCGCCGCCCAACGTGCCCTTCTGGCGCGGCGAGGCTCCGGGCCGCACGGACGAGCTGAGCCTCCAGGTGGGCCGGCTGCGCGAGGAGCTGCTGCGCCACGATGACCCGGCGGGCTTCCTGGAGAAGCTCCTGCGCGTGCCGCCGCCTGCGGTGGACGCGCTCCTGGGCTACCTGCGGCTGGGCAAGAAGATGCTGGGCGACGTGGTGCCCAGCCACACCCAGATCGTCGCCGAGCGCTTCTTCGACGAGGCGGGCGGCATGCAGCTCATCATCCACGCGCCCTTCGGCAGCCGCATCAACCGGGCGTGGGGCATGGCGCTGCGCAAGCGCTTCTGCCGCTCGTTCGACTTCGAGCTGCAGGCGGCGGCCACGGAGGACGGCATCCTCCTGAGCCTGGGGGAACAGCACTCGTTCCCGCTGGCGGACATCTTCGACTTCCTGCACCCGGACAACGTGGAGGAGGTGCTGGTGCAGGCCATCCTCCAGGCGCCCATCTTCGGCACGCGCTTCCGGTGGGTGGCGTCGCGGGCGCTGACGCTGCACCGGATGATGGGAGGCAAGCGCGTGGCGCCGAACCTCCAGCGCGCGCGCAGCGAGGACCTGCTGGCGGCGGTGTTCCCCGCGCAGGTGGGCTGCCAGGACAACCACGGCGGCGGAGACGTGGAGCTGCCGGACCATCCGCTGGTGAAGCAGACGATGGACGACTGTCTGCGCGAGGCGATGGACATCGACGGGCTGCGCGAGGTGCTCCGTCGCATGAAGGACGGGCGCATCCAGCTGGTCGCGCGAGACGTCCCGGAGCCGAGCGTCTTCGCGCACGCGCTCATCAACAGCCAGCCCTACACCTTCCTGGACGACGCGCCGGCCGAGGAGCGCCGCGTGCGCAACGTGGCCCTGCGCCGCGCGATGCCCGCGGAGGACGCGGCGGCGTTCGGGGCGCTGGACGCGAACGCCATCCGGCAGGTGGTGGAGGACGCCGCGCAGCCGATGCGCGACGAGGACGAGCTGCACGACGCGCTGTTGCAGCTGGTGCTGGTGCGGGACTCGGAGGTGCCGCGAGGCCTGGAGACGGGCCTGTTCAAGCAGGGGCGCGTGGCCTGGCTGGAGCGGGAGGGCGGGCGGTTCCTGGTGTCGGCGGAGCGGGGCAACGCGGTGCGCGCGCTGTTCCCGGACGCCGCGACGCAGCCGGTGTTGCCGGTGCTGGAGTACGACCGGCCGGTGGAGCGCGACGCGGCGGTGCTCCAGGTGGTGCGCGGGCGGATGGAGCTGGTGGGGCCCACCACGGTGACGGAGCTGGCGCGGCTGACGCTGTTGGACCCTGACGACATCAACCTGGCGCTGCACAACCTGGAGAGCCAGGGCAGCGTGCTGCGAGGCCAGTTCCGCGCGCGGGAGGACGTGCCGGTCGCGCAAGACGCGGACGGAAGCCCGGTGCTGGAGTGGTGCGACCGGCGCCTGCTCCAGCGCATCCACCGGCTGACGGTGGGGCGGCTGCGCCGTGAGATTGAACCGCTGAGCCCGCAGGACTTCATGCGCTTCCTCTTCCGGTGGCACCACCTGGAGGACGTGGACGCGCTGCGGGGCAGCACGGGATTGCTCAAGGCGGTGCGGCTGCTGCAGGGGTACGAAGCGCCGGCCTCCGCGTGGGAGCGCTTCCTGTTGCCCGCGCGCATGCGGGGCTACACGCCGGACCTGATGGAGCGCGCGTGCTACGCGGGTGAGGTGGCGTGGGGGCGGGTGACGCTGAAGGATCCGCCGAAGCCCGCGGGCCCGCGCCGAGGCGCGCCGGTGTTGGAGGCGCCGGAGCCGGTGGTGGCGAAGCGGTCCTCACCGACGCGCAACGCGCCGCTGACGTTCACGGTGCGCGAGGACCTGGAGTGGATGCTCGCGGCGGCGCGTCCGCACGCGGTGCTGGCGGACGGGGGCGTGTGGACGCCGCCGGACCTGAGCGCGGCGGCGAAGGACGTGGTGGGCGTGCTGGAGCGGCGGGGCGCGTGCTTCTTCCAGGACCTGGTGACGCGAGCGCGTCGGCTGCCGGCGGAGGTGGAGGACGCGCTGTGGGAGCTGGTGGCGAAGGGGCTGGTGACGGCGGACGCGGTGCAGAACCTGCGCATCCTGCAGAGCCCGGCGCACCGCAAGCGCCAGAAGCTGCTCAACCGGGGCGGCCCGGGCCGCTGGAGCCTCCTGGCGCCGTCGGAGCCGAAGTCGCAGGAGGAGGTGACGGAGTCGCTGGCGAAGCTGTTCCTCCAGCGCTACGGCATCGTCTGGCGCGACCTGGTGATGCGCGAGTCACTGGCGCCCACCTGGCGTGAGCTGCTGTTCGTCTACCGGCGCATGGAAGCGCGAGGCGAGCTGCGAGGTGGCCGCTTCGTATCGGGCTTCGTGGGTGAGCAGTTCGCGCTGCCCGAAGCAGTGGACATGGCGCGAGCGGTGCGGCGCGCGGCTCCGTCCGGCGTGCGCATCCAGCTGTCCGGCGTGGATCCGCTGAACCTCACGGGCGTGGTGACCCCGGGCCCGCGCGTGGCGGCGCTGCCGAACAACGTCGTCACCTACGTGGATGGGATTCCGCAGGGCGTGGACGCGGTGGAGGACGCGCCGGAGAACGAGGACGCGGAAGTCGATGGACCGCTCGCGCAGGTGAACTGA
- a CDS encoding GNAT family N-acetyltransferase has product MTAPLMFPELTAITSEDAASGFRCEEEALTRFFQQQATQQGRREENRTWVLHRPDGRPDLPWVLGFYTLTWIQLERSSLPAPVIRRLPDYPVRAILIGRLARDERCKSMGIGEHLLDDAHRRALRVNADIGGLIVVVDAKNAHAAAFYEAHDYTALIRTEPEATSWPRRYFVKMEDLRATYEGT; this is encoded by the coding sequence ATGACGGCACCCCTGATGTTTCCCGAGCTCACCGCCATCACCAGCGAAGACGCCGCCAGTGGTTTTCGCTGTGAGGAGGAGGCGCTCACTCGCTTCTTCCAACAACAGGCGACACAGCAGGGACGCCGCGAGGAGAACCGGACCTGGGTCCTCCACCGTCCCGACGGACGGCCTGATCTGCCCTGGGTGCTGGGCTTCTACACACTCACCTGGATCCAACTGGAGCGCAGCAGCCTGCCTGCGCCCGTCATCCGGCGGCTACCTGACTATCCGGTCCGCGCCATCCTCATCGGGCGCCTTGCGCGCGACGAGCGGTGCAAGAGCATGGGCATCGGGGAGCATCTGCTCGATGACGCCCACCGCAGGGCCTTGCGCGTCAACGCGGACATTGGAGGGCTCATCGTCGTCGTGGACGCAAAGAACGCCCACGCAGCGGCGTTCTACGAGGCACATGACTACACGGCCCTCATTCGCACCGAGCCAGAGGCCACATCATGGCCCCGGCGCTACTTCGTGAAGATGGAGGACCTGAGAGCGACCTATGAAGGAACGTAG
- a CDS encoding type II toxin -antitoxin system TacA 1-like antitoxin has protein sequence MTTSSYRLQATLPAPYGTQLEQLRSKLQIDNTEVIKEALGFFAKAVLEASLGRRVAFVDEKHQVLAEYSSPSLTRLEWNAREEGRVVLPDSDFDRLVDALEKPAKPLPRLRKLARKKAR, from the coding sequence ATGACGACTTCCTCCTACCGCCTGCAGGCAACGCTTCCTGCGCCTTATGGAACCCAGCTTGAGCAACTTCGGAGCAAGCTCCAGATCGACAACACCGAGGTCATCAAGGAGGCCCTGGGCTTCTTCGCCAAGGCCGTGCTCGAGGCAAGCCTGGGCCGCCGCGTCGCCTTCGTGGACGAGAAGCATCAGGTCCTCGCTGAATACAGCTCGCCCTCCCTCACCCGGCTGGAGTGGAACGCCCGGGAGGAGGGCCGCGTCGTGCTGCCCGATAGTGACTTCGACCGGCTTGTGGACGCGTTGGAGAAGCCCGCGAAGCCACTGCCCCGGCTTCGGAAGCTTGCGCGCAAGAAGGCCCGCTGA
- a CDS encoding ammonium transporter, translating into MQKWMAMVLLVAVGVAGLLVTPAAQVKQGGPINPADTAWLLTATALVLLMTPGLSFFYGGMVRLKNVVSTLMQSFIAMAVISVLWVVVGFSLCFGDSFHGLIGDPRTFFMFSGVGGETHPDLAPTVPLLLFALFQLKFAIITPALITGAFAERVRFKAYLLFMVLFSLFIYAPLAHWTWHPEGFLRQWGVLDFAGGTVVHMSAGLAALAGAIVLGRRQVHLTHATHAPANVPFVMLGTGMLWFGWFGFNAGSALSASSLATLAFATTNTASAAAMLGWIAFDWLRGRKPSAMGACVGAVVGLVAVTPAAGFITVGQSILVGLVASFVSNAAVHFKSRTALDDTLDVFPCHGLGGIVGMVLTGVLAKDVGLLYGTTRTFLMHLLALVVVSVFSFVGSYLLYKIVDRIVPLRVTREQEEEGLDLSQHGETVGEVPTAALAVPTPPAPVASAPGVPEHAAPSEPVPA; encoded by the coding sequence ATGCAGAAGTGGATGGCGATGGTCCTGTTGGTGGCGGTGGGGGTGGCGGGGCTGCTGGTGACCCCGGCGGCGCAGGTGAAGCAGGGCGGTCCCATCAACCCGGCGGACACCGCATGGCTGCTCACCGCCACGGCGCTGGTGCTGCTGATGACGCCCGGCCTGTCGTTCTTCTACGGCGGCATGGTGCGGCTGAAGAACGTGGTCTCCACGCTCATGCAGAGCTTCATCGCCATGGCCGTCATCAGCGTGCTGTGGGTCGTCGTGGGCTTCAGCCTTTGCTTCGGCGACAGCTTCCACGGCCTCATCGGTGACCCGCGCACCTTCTTCATGTTCAGCGGCGTGGGCGGTGAGACGCACCCGGACCTGGCGCCCACCGTGCCGCTGCTCCTCTTCGCGCTCTTCCAGCTCAAGTTCGCCATCATCACCCCGGCGCTCATCACCGGCGCGTTCGCGGAGCGCGTGCGCTTCAAGGCGTACCTGCTCTTCATGGTGCTCTTCAGCCTCTTCATCTACGCGCCGCTCGCCCACTGGACGTGGCACCCGGAGGGCTTCCTGCGCCAGTGGGGCGTGCTCGATTTCGCCGGTGGCACCGTGGTGCACATGTCCGCGGGCCTCGCCGCGCTCGCGGGCGCCATCGTCCTGGGCCGCCGCCAGGTGCACCTGACGCACGCGACGCATGCTCCCGCCAATGTTCCCTTCGTGATGCTCGGCACGGGCATGCTGTGGTTCGGCTGGTTCGGCTTCAACGCCGGCTCCGCGCTGTCCGCGTCGTCGCTGGCCACGCTCGCCTTCGCCACCACCAACACCGCCTCCGCCGCCGCGATGCTCGGGTGGATCGCCTTCGACTGGCTGCGCGGCCGCAAGCCCAGCGCCATGGGCGCCTGCGTGGGCGCGGTGGTGGGCCTGGTCGCCGTCACCCCCGCCGCCGGCTTCATCACCGTGGGGCAGAGCATCCTGGTGGGCCTGGTCGCCAGCTTCGTCAGCAACGCCGCCGTCCACTTCAAGAGCCGCACCGCGCTGGATGACACGCTCGACGTGTTCCCCTGCCACGGCCTGGGCGGCATCGTGGGCATGGTGCTCACCGGCGTGCTCGCCAAGGACGTGGGCCTGCTCTACGGCACGACGCGCACCTTCCTCATGCACCTGTTGGCGCTGGTCGTCGTCTCCGTCTTCTCCTTCGTGGGTTCGTACCTCCTGTACAAGATCGTCGACCGCATCGTCCCGCTGCGCGTCACCCGCGAGCAGGAGGAGGAGGGGCTCGACCTGAGCCAGCACGGTGAGACCGTGGGCGAGGTCCCCACCGCGGCGCTCGCCGTCCCCACGCCGCCCGCGCCCGTTGCGAGCGCGCCGGGTGTCCCGGAGCACGCCGCTCCGTCGGAGCCCGTGCCCGCGTAG
- a CDS encoding pirin family protein, whose protein sequence is MSWEEDLQGREPPPSLETLIVPRVRDLGDGFHVRRALPSARRRMVGPFIFLDQMGPADFDPGRGLDVRPHPHIGLSTVTYLFQGEILHRDSLGFVQPIRPGAVNWMTAGQGIAHSERTGPETRTAGGRLFGIQAWIALPKKHEEVAPAFVHHPADTLPVIDGEGIHLTVIAGQVHGGKSPVRAHSDLFYADAKMEAGSRLKLSTEYEERGLYLVEGTVEVEGTRFQPGELLVFKPGSEIILNAESSARMMLLGGEPMDGPRYLFWNFVSSSKERLEAAKADWKEGRFAPVPTETEFIPLPPDDPPAPVRYP, encoded by the coding sequence ATGAGCTGGGAAGAAGACCTGCAGGGCCGTGAGCCCCCGCCCTCCCTGGAGACGCTCATCGTCCCGCGCGTGCGCGACCTGGGCGATGGTTTCCACGTCCGGCGCGCCCTGCCCTCCGCGCGCCGCCGCATGGTCGGCCCCTTCATCTTCCTGGACCAGATGGGCCCCGCGGACTTCGACCCCGGCCGCGGCCTGGACGTGCGTCCCCATCCGCACATCGGCCTGTCCACCGTCACCTATCTCTTCCAGGGCGAAATCCTCCACCGCGACTCGTTGGGCTTCGTGCAGCCCATCCGCCCCGGCGCCGTGAACTGGATGACCGCCGGCCAGGGCATCGCCCACTCGGAGCGCACCGGCCCGGAGACTCGCACCGCCGGAGGCCGCCTCTTCGGCATCCAGGCCTGGATCGCCCTCCCCAAGAAGCATGAAGAGGTCGCCCCCGCCTTCGTCCACCACCCCGCCGACACGCTCCCCGTCATCGACGGCGAGGGCATCCACCTGACCGTCATCGCGGGCCAGGTGCACGGCGGCAAGTCCCCCGTGCGCGCCCACTCCGACCTCTTCTACGCGGACGCGAAGATGGAGGCGGGCTCCCGCCTGAAGCTCTCCACCGAATACGAGGAGCGCGGCCTCTACCTCGTGGAAGGCACCGTGGAGGTGGAGGGCACGCGCTTCCAGCCCGGCGAACTGCTCGTGTTCAAGCCGGGCAGCGAGATCATCCTCAACGCGGAGTCCTCCGCGCGGATGATGCTCCTGGGCGGCGAGCCCATGGACGGCCCGCGCTACCTCTTCTGGAACTTCGTGTCGTCCTCCAAGGAGCGCCTGGAGGCCGCCAAGGCGGACTGGAAGGAGGGCCGGTTCGCGCCCGTCCCCACGGAGACGGAGTTCATCCCCCTGCCTCCGGATGATCCGCCCGCGCCCGTGCGCTACCCGTAG